The following coding sequences are from one Canis lupus dingo isolate Sandy chromosome 21, ASM325472v2, whole genome shotgun sequence window:
- the LOC112667837 gene encoding olfactory receptor 51F2-like: protein MPIFYNSTFPTFLLTGVPGLEWAHAWISIPFCCLYLTALSGNTLILFVVLTEPSLHEPMYYFLSMLSTTDIGLCISTLVTVLGIFWLNAREISFNACLSQMFFIHLFTFMESSVLLAMAFDRFVAISNPLRYATILTHARITQIGLAVIIRGTVILTPLVLLLKRLSFCRSYVLHHSYCFHPDVMKLSCSDTKINSAFGLTAIISTAGVDSIFILLSYVLIIRSVLNIASPEERKKAFSTCISHILAVAIFYIPLISLSFVHRFGKHSPPYVPTLIANIYLLIPPVMNPIIYSVKTKQIQKAVLKLVCSKGTRI from the coding sequence ATGCCAATTTTCTATAATTCTACTTTTCCTACTTTCCTCTTGACTGGGGTCCCTGGACTTGAGTGGGCCCATGCCTGGATCTCAATCCCCTTCTGTTGCCTCTATTTAACTGCTCTTTCTGGGAATACCCTGATCCTGTTTGTAGTCCTCACTGAGCCAAGCCTCCATGAGCCCATGTACTATTTCCTCTCCATGTTGTCCACCACTGACATTGGCTTATGCATCTCTACACTGGTGACAGTACTAGGAATATTCTGGCTCAATGCCCGGGAGATCAGCTTTAATGCTTGCTTATCACAAATGTTCTTCATTCACCTCTTCACGTTCATGGAATCTTCAGTGCTCCTGGCTATGGCTTTTGACCGTTTTGTGGCCATTTCCAACCCCTTGAGATATGCTACCATTCTAACTCATGCAAGGATCACACAGATTGGTTTGGCAGTCATTATCAGGGGGACTGTCATTCTGACACCACTAGTCTTGCTTCTTAAGCGTCTATCATTCTGCCGAAGTTATGTGCTCCATCATTCCTACTGCTTCCATCCTGATGTAATGAAGCTCTCGTGTTcagacacaaagatcaacagTGCATTCGGACTAACAGCAATTATCTCTACTGCTGGAGTGGACTCTATCTTTATCCTACTTTCCTATGTCCTGATCATTCGCTCAGTTCTCAACATTGCATCCccggaggaaaggaaaaaggccTTTAGCACCTGCATTTCTCATATCCTGGCCGTGGCCATATTCTACATCCCTTTAATCAGCCTGTCTTTTGTTCATAGATTTGGAAAACATTCTCCACCATATGTGCCCACACTGATTGCTAATATTTACTTGCTCATTCCCCCTGTGATGAATCCCATCATCTATAGTGTGAAAACAAAGCAGATTCAAAAAGCTGTGCTCAAACTTGTATGTTCCAAGGGAACTCGTATTTAA
- the LOC112667492 gene encoding olfactory receptor 51F1 — MLQIQENMQILSNLTSKFPTFLLAGIPGLESAHVWISIPFCCLYTTALSGNSMILFVIITQKSLHEPMYYFLSMLSAADLGLTVSTMSTTLSILWFDAIEINLDTCIIQMFFLHGFTFIESGVLVAMAFDRYVAICDPLRYTTLLTNSRIIQMGLLMTIRTLVLVVPPLLLLKPLYFCRTNVLSHSYCYHPDVIKLACSDTWANSICGLIDLILTTGIDTPCIILSYILIIHSVLSIASPEERHKVFNTCISHIGAVAVFYIPMMSLSLVHRYGPSAPKIVHSMMANIYLLLPPVLNPIIYSVKTKQIRKAIYSVFSLQNKQMIA; from the coding sequence ATGCTACAAATCCAGGAAAACATGCAGATCTTAAGCAACCTGACATCTAAATTTCCAACCTTCTTGTTGGCTGGCATTCCTGGCCTAGAATCTGCCCATGTGTGGATCTCTATCCCCTTCTGTTGTCTCTATACCACTGCCCTCTCCGGGAATAGCATGATCCTGTTTGTCATCATTACCCAGAAGAGTCTCCATGAGCCCATGTACTATTTTCTCTCCATGCTTTCAGCTGCTGACTTAGGCTTGACTGTTTCTACAATGTCAACAACATTAAGTATCCTCTGGTTTGATGCAATTGAAATCAATCTGGATACCTGCATTatccaaatgttttttcttcatgGATTTACCTTCATAGAATCTGGGGTGCTGGTGGCTATGGCCtttgaccgctatgtggccatctgtgaTCCTCTGAGGTACACTACCCTTCTCACTAATTCTAGAATCATTCAGATGGGCCTGTTAATGACTATACGCACTTTAGTATTAGTAGTACCACCACTTTTGCTCCTTAAACCCCTCTATTTCTGTAGAACAAATGTCCTTTCCCACTCCTACTGCTACCAcccagatgtgattaaattagcATGTTCAGATACTTGGGCCAATAGCATCTGTGGATTAATTGATCTCATCCTGACAACAGGAATAGATACACCATGCATTATCTTGTCTTATATTTTGATCATTCATTCTGTCCTCAGTATTGCCTCCCCTGAAGAGAGACATAAGGTCTTTAACACTTGTATCTCCCACATTGGAGCAGTGGCTGTTTTCTATATCCCCATGATGAGCCTGTCTTTGGTTCATCGTTATGGTCCATCAGCACCCAAAATAGTCCATTCGATGATGGCCAATATATATCTGCTTTTGCCTCCTGTGCTCAACCCCATCATCTAtagtgtaaaaacaaaacagattcgCAAGGCTATATACTCAGTCTTCTCCTTACAAAATAAACAGATGATTGCCtga